tttagctcattgtggagagaaattGAGAGATATGTTGTCTTTAGTTCACAATAAtgtaaaaagaagaagggtaaatcgattttgggagcattaagagcttcaaattggttgttcatggtggttgtggtattgatgacaatggcaatcttgtaattacttgaagatgatgagggtgagagagtaaaaatgtcattttcgaaaaaaaaaaaaaaaaatggatggcattttcgtaaattatatgaacttgtggggtgaatagggcaaaaccaattttcaaaaaaaagggaggttagttttgtgtttgactttaagttgtaggtcaattttgcaaaaatcccttgatttatatcaaaaattgattcaaaaatatacatatattcaaaaatagatttttactaaactatttttcaataaccattataaaaaaatattatcaatatataagaaaaatttgaaataccaactcaaattatggtttttatatttcatattaagttttaaaaatataatatatgtaattatttatacgatggtacatataaaatactattaattatatgattacttatatgatggtacatataaaatacgattaattatatgatgacaatatacaatatataataatgactagggatgggctttcggatacccatacgggtttggtTATGATCGGTTTGCGTTTGGGATTTTTTGGGGTTAAAGATTTCAGCCCTATTaagatgtttctaaattttggtttgagttcgattcggatctttgcgggtttggttcgagtttggataacccatttaaattatttttaaagtcttaaatcattatatattttaaatttctaaaaatctataaataaaatattatattacctataaatttgaataacatatgtcataataccTAAGCttaattggcttgatttaaaattttggatacgaaatcaataattattttaagtatgtttggtgatttgagtatactttaactatttcagatatttacgtttgactatctacatatattttcaagtatttaaacctaTTTAAAACTCGCGCAACCGTTgggataaaccctaaatcttttgATAGAATTTATCGTATTTAAACAaatctctaaataacaaaattttgaataattcgaatatttaatcaatttaagttcgggtttggtactatattttcgGATTGGTATCGGTTttgttcctcggattcattttgtcaaaccctaataattacatgaaaaacaaatatcaacatgtttttcaaaatatacacccgcgcgcctgcgcgggtcaaaGTCTAGTTGTCATTTATAATTAGTGTTTCTGTAAAAAGCCTAGTCCAAGATTTTGGTTTAAAAGAAACATACTCATCATCACctcttttattttgtaatgtCACCAATAATCTTTGCAAGAACAATAGCCATCTTTGAACCTATGAAACCGAACTCTATCCCTAACAATAATCTCTCTCTTGTAAATCTTCGAGATATGTTTGAAGACAACATGACAGTCCCCAcaaattctcaaattttttataaCCCTCACCGGAGTCTCCTCTCCCGCACCTTCCACCCACATCAATCCATAAGCCACAGCCAATTTCTCGCTGTGATAACACAAAGCgttctctttctcttcctctccaATGTCGTGCAACACAAGTCCCGTCTGCGCCACGTAACCGTCTTCCCTTATCTTGAACCTAATCTCATCAAATCAAAACACAGGAAAAAAGTAAACCAAAAGCAATAGAATTTGCCATTCTCAGTTGTGTACTAATTGCAAAATATGTGTACCTGATCTCATCGATCTTCTCATAGATCTTTCTCCACTGTTGATGGCTCTTATCGCTATTGTAGAATTTATGTATCGTTCCTTGAGCTTCTATGTAGCTGAGACCGGGAATCTTCTTCACTTGTTTGGTCTCCATATCATCTCTCACTCGTCCTACGTCCTTCCACCGTCCCTGCGCTGCATAAATGTTCGATAGCAACACGAAATCCCCATCGTTATTAACACCCAACTCAATCAATTTCTTAGAAGCTATCTCAGCCATTTCTACGTCCTTGTGAATCTCTGAAGCTCCAAGAAGGCTTTGCCATAAAATAGGATCCGGAACCATTGTCATTGACATGGAGCATATAATGTCGTGGGCTTCTCTCAGCTTTCCTGCACGGCCTAACAGATCAACCACACAGCCGTAATGCTTCATGTTAGGCTCGACTCCGTTACAAGCCATGCTGTTGAATATTGATGTACCGTACTCCACTAATCCCGCGTGTCTGCACGCGGTTAGAGCAGCTAAGTAGGAGACATCATCAGGCTTGATGCTGTTGTGCTCAAGTTTCTGGAAGATCTCTAATGCTTTGCGTGCTTCTCCGTGCACAGCAAACCCCATGATCATAGTGTTCCACGTAACAATGCTCTTCTTGCTTGTGAACTGATCGAACACTTGAAAAGCTTTATCCACAAAACCGCATTTTGTATACATATCAATGGTCGCGTTGCTGACAAACACGTTTTGATCCAAGTTTAGGACTTTTACGTAGCCATGGATATTTTCACCTTCCTGAATAGCACCCAAGTGAGAACAAGCTCCCAGAGCAGCGACAACAGTTACTTCATTTCTTCGAACTCCTTCCGATTCCATTCGTTTATACAGCTCCAACGCCTCGTGAGCTCGATTCCCAGACGCTAAACCTGCGATCAAAGCGTTCCAGGACGCAACATCTCTAACaggcatttcgtcgaacagCTTATGCGCGCTTATCAAATCTCCGTTTTTAGAGTAAGCATCAAGCAACGTGGTGCAGAGAAGCGCGTCTGCGAATAACCCACGACGGTTGATCTGAGCGTGAAGCTGGGCCGTGGCGGAGGAGCAGAGCGCACGCGCGCAGGCTTTTAAAGTGAAAGAGCAAGTGAGAGCGTCGACTCTACACAGAGACGATGACAACATGGAGCGATACCACGAAAACGCGAGCGATGGCTGAGAACTGGCGGCGTATCCGCGGATGATTGCGTTCCAATCATTGGTTAAAGGTTTAGGGGTGCGGCGGAAAATCCGTACGGCGAAGGAGAGGTCTCCGAAGGGAGAAACGGCACAGCGATCGAGGAGGCGAGAGCGGAGGAAGGAGGATTGGAGATGGCCCGCGGTGAGCAAATGGGAGTGGAGCTCTTTGATGTGGGAGAAAGTCACGCATCTCTGTATCAGCGTCTCCATGTATACTCGAGCCATTCCATTTGAGGCTTCACCAAAACGAATTAGATTCTAGTTACTAAACTAACTATGACTCTGATAACCTCTGCTTTCACTTTGAACTCTTTGATGTTGTGTTTCAGTTTCACCGCGCGAAGCCGTTTGGTTCCGACAGACTTCTTCCCGAGACTAGTAACAATATGGCATATTGTTAAGGTTTGCTGATTTCGTCTGCCAGAAATACATTTTCATCAATGTTTtgttacagtttttttttttttaagttcaagtGTTTGTCCTTCTCACAGTTTTAAAATAAGCAAACTGTTAAAAGAGGATAAAACAAAAGTTTATGAATCTACATAAAATCATGAATAGACTCGAATCATATTATTAatgaaatcaaaaatttatatcaaatcaTAAATCCTCAATCAACTGCTACAACAAACAAATTGAGAAGCCTTTCTGTTCTTTGATGGTCGCCGAGATGATCCCGCTTGGTCGATTACACTACACAGGACATGTTTCTTCTTGTCTGGGTTTCAATTTCGCAGATCGTTCTTCATACGAAGCTGCAGAAAGAAATACAGAGGATCATACATGAGCTCTCCATCTTTGCATCTGTACATGTTTGCATGAgatataagagagagagagagagagacttacgTTCAGTTGGTCGAGATAATAGAGGAACGTGTACTgctgctttcttcttcttttcttcaatATTACATGAGATTTCATctgttaaaaatgaaatttttttttagttgattCTCTTTCTTTCATTGAACTCAGGTTACTACTAAGGGTAAAGGGGGAGACTGATACCGTACCATTGCCTATAGGTAAACAGTTCCGGAGAGCCTCCTGGAAAATCACGGACTCTAGTTGGTACGTCAGCGactctttcttgaaatgagaCCTCAATGACTCTAAAGCACCTTTTAGACATAAAAAGAAACTGTTACGATCATTTAGCTTCTGAATCTCAGGCCAAGATATCGTGAACAAAGCGAATTACCTGAAGAACAAATGAAGTTCACATTTTCGAATTCACATGTACGGAGGACTAAGGGGATCTCCGAGGCCAAGAGGTATTGAGGCTTTTTTGGCGTTTTCTTGGTGTCCAACAATGTATCTATCACCTGAAAATATGAACCCTTTTAAGTAAAAGAGTTGGATTGagctgaaaagaaaagaaaaaaacatgaagGCGCCTAAAACTTACATCAACGGATTCGACGCCCTGTCCAATCATGAATAGCACAGCGACCATGGCGCGAACCTGGTGCCAAAGGAAAGCACTGCCTCTCATTGTAAATGTGCAAAGCTGATCACCCTCGTGACTTCACAAGAAGAAAAACAAGTACATTAGGactaaatggaaaaaaaaaaagacaacagTAAAATGATCAGAAAGACAAGCCAGAGCTTAACAATGGGTGCCATTGTGCCTAATACTAATAGGATGCACAATTTATTTGTTTCTATGATTATGTCAACTGTTAAAATTTTCCCAATTCATGTCATAAAACCCTATAGTCCTAGTGGGTGTCTACCATTAGTTCCTGAAAATCATGCGGTCTTAAGCAAAACTCTTAGTTGACCTTAGCCTTTTTAGCATCCAAAATCAGTTAGTATACTCATGCAGCCAGCAGTAATCAAATTTGGGAAACAGAAAACTTgcttaaatgtgatttttttaccAAAGCCGACCTATTTTGACAAGGAGAGACATCAAAGAAAGTAACACGTCGTGTATAGCAATGCACATTTGCTACGTCCATCTTGCAAAAGTTCCTGAAATCATGCTCTCCAATGAACTTCTTGCCAGCAATGTCCATGGCCTATAGGAAAACACAAATCAAATTTAGCATCTTAGATTGTTTCTATCATGAAGTGCTTCGACTTTATATCACAAGTGTAGAGGATCACTGCACCGAAAGATTTAGGTTTTGTCTCCAGAAGAAATATTTGTATTCTCTAGCCGAGCAACTAAACCTGTacccaaagaaacaaaaaggtaAGCGTGCACCATCCAACAATAGTTCAGAAAGTACTCTGGAGTCTAAAAGGATGAATAGCGCATGCACAACTAGACCGAAAATGAAGAAGGCAACGCTCTTACCTTGCATGAAAGTCAACGGGAACGGGAGACCATCCCAAAACTCGGATGTCATCAGGGAGAGCACGATTCAACACTCTTACATAATCATATTCTGGTCctaaacaagagagagagagagagagagcagatAGTTACATAAACACCATTACGAGAGGGGAGAAACAACTAGACTGAGTTACATTCTCAGAGTAAACTTACTTGCATTAATTTTCTCATTAGCATGGGCTTCAGAGTCTATAGAAGGTGTCTTGAGTCTGGACCTTAGAAACAAAGCAATCACCTGAATGAACAATAAAATGCGTATATGAGTACTGGTTCCGAAATGCTACGCTAGAGACACTAAACGACCAGCATGATGAGAAATAGATTTCTAAGTTGGTGAGATCAGAAGAATCTATGTAAGATAACACACAAGAACATTCGCCAAAGACAACTGGTGTTATACACGGATAATACAATCAGAAGGAGATGCTCAAGCAACTCACCTGACCTGTTGATGAAACACCTTTATCTGTTCTCCCGCACCTGGAGTAATTAGACTCCTTAATGTCACCAACTAAAAGCCGTGTCCTTTCTAGTGCTTTGAAAATTTCTGACTGCAGCAGGGAAGTACACACGTTACTCATGTTGTAAACACAAATCAGTCATCAGTACTAcagaaaacaaaacagagagagagagagcataaCCACACCTCAATACTTGGTTCCATCTGTGCTTCGGCAGAAAAGCCATAGAATCTACAACAAGAAAagttcattcattcattcatacGATTAGGAACACATGACATGGAGAAGAGGAAGTAAGGTATATTGCAATCATACTACCTCTTGCCAAAATACATGATTTTGAGAGCAACATATCTCTTTGAGATAAGATGGATGGGTATGCTTTTATCAGCTCTTTTTCTACCTCTCCTGCTTCTCCTAACTAAATTCCCAGAATCTAACACATCATGCTTCACTTCCATCTACAGAAAAAAGGTAAACATGGAATACATGGACAAAATCTAAGCCAAAATAATAGTGAGAAGCCAAATCAAGTGTACCTGTTGGCATTGGCAGCTTGAAACCTGTGATAGCAATTTGGCATTCTCCGCCTCTAACTCCTATGTAGAATAAACAACGAATCAGAAAACCCTAAGCTGTGAAGAGGAGAAGCAGTGCGGAGATGCTAACCTTGACGCGATTACGGAGAGACGCTAATTCGGAGTCTCGGCCATCGCCGCCGGACATAGTCATTTGTTTCAGAGGCGGGATTAAAGAAGGTTATGACTTCCGAGATTCCCGACGCCGGACTAATAGGAGAGGAAAGAGTTCAACGGCGGCGTCGAGAAGAGACGCTTTCGGCGGGTCTTCGGATGTTACATATGTTTCACTATTTTACACATTAGTCCCTACCGTGTTTTTGTCTTCTCCGTAAGCCCATTTAAATTTCTTATTGGAAAAGTGCACGCTCTTTATACTACTTACAGTGCGAAATTTTATCAACTGTTTCTTAAATATTAACAACGGTTGATAAGCTTACAGTGGTTTGttgaaaaatcttatatattaaaatagaagtcatgacttctttcatgtatgatttttttagtttggaccatttctagaaaatatcatatttgatataaattaattattatatcttttaatttctttatctttttattt
The nucleotide sequence above comes from Brassica napus cultivar Da-Ae chromosome A9, Da-Ae, whole genome shotgun sequence. Encoded proteins:
- the LOC106436100 gene encoding tRNA pseudouridine(38/39) synthase isoform X1; amino-acid sequence: MTMSGGDGRDSELASLRNRVKELEAENAKLLSQVSSCQCQQMEVKHDVLDSGNLVRRSRRGRKRADKSIPIHLISKRYVALKIMYFGKRFYGFSAEAQMEPSIESEIFKALERTRLLVGDIKESNYSRCGRTDKGVSSTGQVIALFLRSRLKTPSIDSEAHANEKINARPEYDYVRVLNRALPDDIRVLGWSPVPVDFHARFSCSAREYKYFFWRQNLNLSAMDIAGKKFIGEHDFRNFCKMDVANVHCYTRRVTFFDVSPCQNSHEGDQLCTFTMRGSAFLWHQVRAMVAVLFMIGQGVESVDVIDTLLDTKKTPKKPQYLLASEIPLVLRTCEFENVNFICSSGALESLRSHFKKESLTYQLESVIFQEALRNCLPIGNDEISCNIEEKKKKAAVHVPLLSRPTEPSYEERSAKLKPRQEETCPV
- the LOC106436100 gene encoding tRNA pseudouridine(38/39) synthase isoform X2; amino-acid sequence: MTMSGGDGRDSELASLRNRVKELEAENAKLLSQVSSCQCQQHDVLDSGNLVRRSRRGRKRADKSIPIHLISKRYVALKIMYFGKRFYGFSAEAQMEPSIESEIFKALERTRLLVGDIKESNYSRCGRTDKGVSSTGQVIALFLRSRLKTPSIDSEAHANEKINARPEYDYVRVLNRALPDDIRVLGWSPVPVDFHARFSCSAREYKYFFWRQNLNLSAMDIAGKKFIGEHDFRNFCKMDVANVHCYTRRVTFFDVSPCQNSHEGDQLCTFTMRGSAFLWHQVRAMVAVLFMIGQGVESVDVIDTLLDTKKTPKKPQYLLASEIPLVLRTCEFENVNFICSSGALESLRSHFKKESLTYQLESVIFQEALRNCLPIGNDEISCNIEEKKKKAAVHVPLLSRPTEPSYEERSAKLKPRQEETCPV
- the LOC106436099 gene encoding pentatricopeptide repeat-containing protein At1g34160 isoform X1, encoding MARVYMETLIQRCVTFSHIKELHSHLLTAGHLQSSFLRSRLLDRCAVSPFGDLSFAVRIFRRTPKPLTNDWNAIIRGYAASSQPSLAFSWYRSMLSSSLCRVDALTCSFTLKACARALCSSATAQLHAQINRRGLFADALLCTTLLDAYSKNGDLISAHKLFDEMPVRDVASWNALIAGLASGNRAHEALELYKRMESEGVRRNEVTVVAALGACSHLGAIQEGENIHGYVKVLNLDQNVFVSNATIDMYTKCGFVDKAFQVFDQFTSKKSIVTWNTMIMGFAVHGEARKALEIFQKLEHNSIKPDDVSYLAALTACRHAGLVEYGTSIFNSMACNGVEPNMKHYGCVVDLLGRAGKLREAHDIICSMSMTMVPDPILWQSLLGASEIHKDVEMAEIASKKLIELGVNNDGDFVLLSNIYAAQGRWKDVGRVRDDMETKQVKKIPGLSYIEAQGTIHKFYNSDKSHQQWRKIYEKIDEIRFKIREDGYVAQTGLVLHDIGEEEKENALCYHSEKLAVAYGLMWVEGAGEETPVRVIKNLRICGDCHVVFKHISKIYKREIIVRDRVRFHRFKDGYCSCKDYW
- the LOC106436099 gene encoding pentatricopeptide repeat-containing protein At1g34160 isoform X2, with amino-acid sequence MRDFLPHQRAPLPFAHRGPSPILLPPLSPPRSLCRFSLRRPLLRRTDFPRSMLSSSLCRVDALTCSFTLKACARALCSSATAQLHAQINRRGLFADALLCTTLLDAYSKNGDLISAHKLFDEMPVRDVASWNALIAGLASGNRAHEALELYKRMESEGVRRNEVTVVAALGACSHLGAIQEGENIHGYVKVLNLDQNVFVSNATIDMYTKCGFVDKAFQVFDQFTSKKSIVTWNTMIMGFAVHGEARKALEIFQKLEHNSIKPDDVSYLAALTACRHAGLVEYGTSIFNSMACNGVEPNMKHYGCVVDLLGRAGKLREAHDIICSMSMTMVPDPILWQSLLGASEIHKDVEMAEIASKKLIELGVNNDGDFVLLSNIYAAQGRWKDVGRVRDDMETKQVKKIPGLSYIEAQGTIHKFYNSDKSHQQWRKIYEKIDEIRFKIREDGYVAQTGLVLHDIGEEEKENALCYHSEKLAVAYGLMWVEGAGEETPVRVIKNLRICGDCHVVFKHISKIYKREIIVRDRVRFHRFKDGYCSCKDYW